The window GCCGGCTGCGTGACTTTGAATTCAGCTTACAGAATGTGAGTTATGTCACGCCATTATTTACGTGAGGCGATCGCCGTCGAAAATTGCTCGCTCAGCACGGCGCAAATGAGATAGCAGCGCAAAGGCGCCGTCACCCCGGTGGGGGTGGCGGCGCCTTTGTAGTTGCTAACCCAGGTGGATGTGCGGGGTGTCATCCGTTCCGCTGAACGTCTTGCGGTCGATCCTGATGAGTAGCAGTGCCACGGGGACAATCAGCAGCGCGACTCCGGCGGCCCACAGGAACACCAGCGAATAGCCTGACGTCAGGGCGGCCAGTGACGATCCGCCTGCTGCCGCGGTGGCTGCCGCGGCCAGGGCGCTGAAGAGTGCGATGCCCAGTGAGCCGCCGATCTGCTGTGACGCATTGACCAGGGCGCTGGCCACGCCGGAATCGTCCTTATCCACACCGAAGAGGGCCAGGTTTTGCATGGGGACGAAGACCATGCCCAGCCCGATGCCCATGAGGACCAAGGCCGGCAACATGTTGACCGTGTATGTGCCCTCGGGTGTGACCTGGGTGAGCCACAGCATCGCGGCCGCCATGAAGACGGGGCCGATTGCGCTGGGGATTCGTGCTCCCAGCCTGGGCAGGTTCTTCGCAACCAACCCCGCGGTCACGATCAGTACCACCGTCATGGGCAAGGACGCGATGCCGGCGGCGAATGGCGCGAAACCCAGGACTATTTGGAGGTAGAAGTTGATGAACAGGATGCCGCCAATCAGGACGGCCCCGGCAAGGAATGATGCCAGGAAGGCCGCTGCACGGTTGCGTTCTGTTGCCACTCGAAGCGGCAGCAGCGGGTTTTTGACCTTGCGCTCGACGGCGACGAACAGAACCAGCAGAATCACTCCTGCGGCGATGAAGCCCCAGGATTCGATAGCATCCCAGCCGTGCTCAGCGTTCGCGAAGCCGTAAACCAGGGAGCCGAGGCCCAGGGCGGCAAGAACGACGCCGGGCCAGTCGTACTTGGTGGAGCCGCCCGCCTTGCTTTCACTCACCAGGGTCCAGACGCCGATGAGCGCGATGATGGCGATGGGGACGTTAACGAAGAAGCACCAGCGCCAAGAGACGAACTCGGTGAGGAAACCGCCGAGCAAGACTCCTGCCGCCGCGCCAACTCCGCTGATGGAGCCGAAGATCGCAAACGCCGTGCCCCGATCCTTGCCGCCCGGGAAAGCAACCGTCAGGAGCGCCAGCGCCGCCGGTGCGAGCAGCGCTGCGAAGATGCCCTGCAGCGCACGTGCTCCAATCAGTTCCCATGGCTGTTGCGCGAGGCCGCCGATGAGGGAGGCAATCGCGAAGCCTGCAGAGGCTGTGATGAACGTTCGTTTCCGGCCCCAGAAATCCGAGATCCGGCCACCCAGCAGCAGGAAGGCGCCGAAAACGAGGGCGTACGCGGTGACTACCCACGAGCGGGTGGAATCGCTGATGCCCATTTCCAGTTGGAGGCGCGGTAGCGCCAGGTTCACGATGGTGCCGTCCAGGACCACCATGAACTGGGCGAGGGCAAGGAAGGGCAGGGCCCGCCAGCCGATGCTCTTATTGTTGCCTTTGCCCGGTTGGGCTTGGACGCCCGCCGATTCGAGTAGTTGTGATGCCACGCGTCACCCATTCTTGTAAGTAGTAATACTTATGAAAGTATAAGTACTTTTGGTGACTCTTGTAAGCCATGGGGCAGTGACTTACGTCCTAGTGATGTAGTTCTGGCGCCTTTTCCGGGGCCTTTTCGGGCTCCGCAAGGAACGACGCCAGCCGCTCCAGCGCGGGAAGGCTGGCCGCGATCTGATCCCGTTCCTCGGGAAGCAGGCGTTCGCTGGCTTTTGTGAGCGCCTCGGCCCATTCCCCCTCAAGGAGAGCCTTGATCCTCTTGGACTCCTCAGTGGGGTGAAGGGACACATAGCGCTTGTCCGAGGCATCCTTGACCCTGGTCACCAAGCCCGCCGCCACGAGCTCACGCAATTGGACGCTCACGTTGCTGAGTTGCCGGCCCAGACGAGCTGCGACCTCCGCAACCGTCACCCCCGGATGGCTTTCAACCACACGGAGAATCTCCAGGACGCCGTTCGAAATGGGGCGGAGGCCCGTCTCATTGAGCGACTTGCGCCGAATATCGGACGAGATGTCGATCATGCAGACGGCCAACGCCACATGGTCCACTGGCTTTTCTCCCATCCGACAAGCATAGGTGGGGCCGCCTCGACAAGCGGGCGGCACCGACTGCCGCCGGTACCCAAGCCGCCGGTGCCCAACTGCAATAGTGGAAGGATGATCAACCAGCAGCAGCTCTGGGACGACGACGCCGCCAAGCAGTACGACACCCCCGGGGGCGGCATGTTCTCTCCCGACGTCCTCGGCCCCACTGTGGAAGTCTTGTCCGAACTCGCCGGCAACGGTCACGCCATTGAATTCGCGATCGGTACGGGTCGTGTCGCCATCCCCCTCTCCGAAGCGGGGGTGCGCGTCAGCGGCATCGAACTGTCCCACGCGATGATCGCCCGACTTCGTGAAAAAGTGGGCGAGGACCGGATTCCAGTGGTTCAGGGCGACATGTCCCAAACGAGGGTGGATGGCACCTTCACGCTGGCCTTCCTGGTCTTCAACACCATTTCCAACCTGCTGGCACAGGACGAGCAAGTCCGGTGCTTCCAGAACGCTGCCCGCCACCTTGCGCCCGGCGGACGCTTCGTCATTGAGCTCTGGGTGCCGCAACTGCGTTCGCTGCCTCCTGGGCATGGCGGAACAGTGGAGGTGAGCCAGGCCGGGTATCTGCTGGTGGATACCTACGACGTGCTGCGCCAACATGTCGTTTCGCATCACGTGAGGTTCGGCCCTGACCTTTCGGACGGGCGCGACGCGCGGATTGGGCGGACACCTCATCGGTACATCTGGCCGAGCGAGCTCGACCTCATGGCGCGGTTAGCCGGGTTCGAGCTGGAGTCCAGGTGGGCTGACTGGGACCGCAGCGAGTTCACGTCCGATTCCCGCAGCCACGTGTCCGTCTACCGGCTCACGGAACGCTAGGGTCTTAATGACTGACTATTGGGGTATTAACCCGCGGTAATGCCGGGTGCTTTGGGGGAAACATGAAGTTTGCGGTTCGATCTGTCCTGCTCGCGGTAGCGCTGACTACGGGGCTGGCCGCCTGTACCTACGCGGATGCATCACCTGACTCTGCGTCATCACCTGACCCGGCACCATCACCCGACCAGGAGCGGTCGGCGAGCGGCGCGCCCGGCGCAACTGCCGCCGTCGACGATGCGTCCCTCAAAGGGGCCACGGTCACCGATTCGTTCGGAAACGTGGACTTCTACACAACGGTCGACGGCGACACCCTTGCGAGCGTGGCTGACTCCTTCAAGCTCTCCGCAGCGAAGCTCGCGCAATTCAACGGCATGCCGACCGGGGCGACTTTGGTACCGGGCACCAAACTGCGGCTGATTCCTGCGCCAGGTCCGATCACGGGCGCCAAGGGGGCGGCAACTGAGGACACGCAGGGCATCCCTGTGACTTACATGATCGAAACCGGCGACACGCTGGACGGGATAACCTACCGGTTCGGGCTCAGCAGCAAGCAGCTGGCCGAAGCGAACAAGGTTCCTTACGTGTATGAGCAAGGCAATACGTACTTCATCCGTGAAGGGCACCTCATCCAGCTGCAGAAAAGACCGGTGGACAGCAGGTCCAGTTCCGGCGCCACGATCAACAACTCCTTCGGCCAGACCATCTTCTACACCAGTGTTGACGGTGATTCCTTCGACAGTCTCGGTTACAAATTCCGGTCCACCACTGAGCAGCTGCTGATGTACAATCCCACTCTGCTGGCCGACAAGCCCATCCCCGCGGGCACCAAAGTGCGGTTGATGCCAGGGGATCTCCGCATCGACGGTGCCCGGGGCGCCTTTACCTCTGACGCTGATGGCATCCCCATGACCTACACGACGGCGGCGGGAGACACGGAGGGGCAGGTCTCCTTCCGTTTCAGCGTTGTCGACATTCGTTCGGCGAACCGGCCGCTCACCGGGACTGGCGGGACCTGGTACGAATTCACTGAAATTTCTATCGGGGAGTTGGAGGCCGGCCAGACCATCAGCCTCGCCTTGAACAAACCGATCAACAGGTAGCCCGGGTTGCGGAAACGGTGGGGCCCGGCCGCCTTGATCCTTGCGGTTCTGTGTTTAGCTGCGTACGCAGTGCTGGACGCCCAGCCCTTCAGGGGGCCGCAGGGAGAGCCGCTCCTGTTCTACTTCCTTATTGACGAGGACTGGTGGTCGTTCTTGTTGTTTGGGCTGGGTGGTCTCTTGGTGTTTGCTGCTGGTTTTTGCTTGGTGCCGCCACCAGTGAACAAACTTACGGTGATTTGGGTGAGGCGGGGCCTGAAAATACTGCTCGGCCTGTCCTTTGCTGGTGCGACACCAAGCAAAGCGAGGTTCCAAGTGCCTGTGCCGGAGTCCTGTGCCGGGGTATAGTCGGCCCATGCTCTCCATGCGCCGATTTACTTGCCCCCGACCGGTCTCCGGTCGCGAGGGCTTATTGGCGCGCGCCTAGGTCCTGGCGCGGAGTGAGTCGGGGGAGGAAACCCACTCATTCCAATCTGTAAGGACCAGCTATGCCTACGTATTTAAGCCCGGACGAGCTTCACAACGCCCTGAACGTCAGGGACCTCTCCAATCCTGACCACCGTCCACACGCCATGCAGATTCTGTTGCGAGGAGTAGTGCGTGCCCTGAGCGACAAGGGGGACGTGCCGGAACGAACCATCCGCCACAGTCCCTTGGTCAGCGTTGCGGACAACTACGATCGGCTGGGGTTCAGCCCTGCAGACGTCACGCGCGACCAAAGGTACTCCCGCTACATCAGCCCCACCGTCATGCTGCGCAGCCACACCTCAGCGTCCATCCCGTCGCTGTTGCGTGGTCTGGATCCTGAAGAATCCATCGACGAACTCTGGGCCATCCCGGGGTTGGTCTATCGCCGTGATTCCATTGACCGCACCCACGTGGGGACGCCCCATCAAGTGGACCTGTGGAGGGTCAGTTCCCGCACGGCGCTGAGCCCGCGCCACTTGCAGGACATGGTCGAGGCCCTTGTGGCAGCTGTCCTTCCGGGCGCGGACTGGAGGGCAGTTCCGGCCGTCCATCCCTACACGGACCACGGCCTGCAGATCGATGTCCGTATGGACGGCGACTGGTTGGAACTTGCGGAGTGTGGGCTGATGTCGCCACAACTTTTCCTGGACGCTGGTTTGGATCCCGCGAAGTGGACAGGGCTGGCCCTCGGGATGGGGCTGGACCGCGCGTTGATGCTACGCAAGGGCATCCCTGACATCAGGTTGCTGAGGTCCGGGGAGCCACGAATTCAACAGCAGATGATGGACCTGGAACCCTGGAAGCCCGTCTCCCACATGCCCTCGATCAGCCGGGATCTTTCGATTGTGGTGGGGGAAGACCTGGATGCTGAAGTGCTCGGCGACAGGGTCCGGACTGCCCTGGGAGACCTGGCCGAGGATCTTGAAAGCGTGGAACTGCTGGCACTGACTCCCTGCGGGTCGCTTCCCCCGGCAGCCCAGGAACGGCTCCGCATCCGCGCCGGGCAGTCCAATGCGCTGCTCCGGGTGGTGATGCGTCCCCTCACGCGGACCATGACGGATCGGCAAGCCAACCAGATCCGGGATGATGTCTACCTTGCTCTGCACGAAGGCCCGGTCAAGGAGCTCATTGCCGGTTAGATTCTCCCGTGCTGTGCCGGTGGTTGCCCATGCGCTGCCGGCACAGCATCCTGGCATAACCATGAGCAACCCGGCCACCCTCCAGCCAGGGTGCCATTCTGCTAGCAGGCGATTGCTAGTCTGGAGTCATGACCCGTCGACTCGCAGCACTGTCCGCCGTCCCCCTTTTGTTGCTGCTCGTCGGCTGCGGAGCCGTGGAGGAAGCAGCTACCAACGCAGCCAGCGACGCCGCCTCCAAGGTGGCTACGGCTGCCGCCGATGAGGTCACCAAGCAGGTTTGCGCCGCAGTCCAGGACGGCTTGGTCAGCGTTCAGGACAAGCAAGTACTTGCTGGCTTGGTCTCAGCCGCCGACGCTGCCGGAGTTCCCGCAGAAATTACGACGCCGCTGAACCAGATCGCGCAAGCAGGAGACGAAGTGCCGGCTGAGTCGGTTCAGGCACTGAAGGACGCCTGCGCACCGTAGCTGGTGCTGCGCTCTGCCTTCCTCCAGCGCGCACCTAGATCCGGGTGAGATCTCGACTTTGCTGTTGAGGTGATCCCCGTTTGGCTGCGGACTGTTTTGCTTCGGCCGTCGCTACTGCCGCCACCGTCGCCTGTGGTGAATGATCACTGCGCTCGCATCCTGAGCCACGCTCATACCCCGGCAGTGGTGGCGCAGTGGATTGGTAGCTATGCCCTGTGGGAGTGCTCATGCGAAGGGTGTGCACATCGCCGGGTGTGGTTTTCGCCGTCCAGCCCGGATTTTCCTTGGTGTGGTTGCAGGCTTCGCAGAGTCCTGCGCCGTTGTTCAAGGTGGTGGTTCCGCCCGAGTGCCAGGGGACCACGTGGTCGATGTGTCGGATGGGCGCGTCGCAGTAGGGGGTGCGGCAGGTGTCGTCCCGGGCTTCGATGAATCGTCTTAATCGTGTGGGGAAGAGCCGAGCATTGGAGTCCATGCTCAGGAGCTCGCCCGTTCCGGGTGCCGTGTAGAGCCGTCGCAGCCACACATTGAAGTCGGGGTCCGGCTCTGACGTGCCTTCCTGGCCGGTCGCCAAACCACTTGCTTCGTCTGCCTGACGTTCACCAACCTGACGTTCACCAACCTGACGCTCACCAAGCAGGGTTCTGGCCCACTGTGCCGGGACGATTCCGTACCCCTTGAGCCGTGCTGGTTCGCTGTCACCTTGGAACAGGGTACGGTCCGTCATCACAAGGTCCAGGTTGATCCCGGAGAACCCGCCCGGGGTTCCGGTGACCCGCTCCACCAAGGTATCGGCCATGACCTGGCCGCGGGGACGGGAATCGCCGCTGGAACGGGCCGAGTCAGCCGTTCGGGTCAACGCAGCATACGCAGCCACGCCTTGGGCGACTGGCAGGAGGGCGGTCAGGTACGTCATGGTGTCCGGCGCGGGTCGCAGACTCACTGTTCGTTCGGTGGCTGCGTGGCTGGCGCGTTGGGCCACAGAGCGGGGATCACGACGGTACGCGGCAGCCTTGGCAGAGGCGATGATTGCCCGGTCGCCTTTGCCTTCGAAGGTCCCGGTGTCGGGGGCGAGTTCCTCATCTACCGCGCACCGGTCCTCCACGGACAGGCACGCTGTTTCCTTCACCAGCAGCGTGGCCCGCCATTCATTGAGCTGACCGGATTCCAGGGCGGCCAGGGTGCGGGGCATCTCCGTGACCACCGCCTTCGCAAAGCCCAATAGCCGGGAGCCCTTGTTCGGGGATTCCCGCCGGGCCAACGCAACCTGCGCTCCGACGCCCTGACCTTGCTCGGCAATCGGAACACCAGCAGCGGCCTGTTCCTGCCGCTGGGCAAGATCAAACGCCACAGCAATCCGAGCCTGCAGACCGGTGATGGCAGACTTCAGGTCCTCCAACCCGCGGATCTGGTCAATCAGTTCTCCGCTGGAGTCGCCCAGAGGGACTGAGCCAAGGAGTGCGATGAGGTCAGGAACCCGGGGCGCTGAATGACCGGACAGAGGCCCTGAGGAAGGGGGTGTGGAGTGGCCGGGCTGAGGTTCCGAGGCGCGATCGAGCTCATCGTGTGACGGCGTGTGGGTGGCCCGGATCTGCTCCATGCTTCAACTCTTCCAGCAGGCGGCAGGCGCTCTAAGAGCACAACTTCCGTATGTGGAAACCAGGGCCTATGTGGAAAACAGGGCCCGTGTGGAAAACCCATGAGAGCGGAGAGCCCAGCTCGTTGAGCGTTCGATCGGTCGGCAAAGAGTTGAGATCTCGCCCCTCAGCGGTCGTGCGCAACTCCAACCCCAGCCCCCGCCATCACACTCCGGGCCCGCACCGTGATGGCCGCCCCGAGTACCAAGGCAGCAGCAACAGCCGCGGCGACCGCCGTCGGGAATGACTCAGGTGCGTCGGCGCTGCGGCCGACGGTGATCCACACGAGGCCCCACGCGATGGCAGCCGCCAAGGCGAGCCGGCCGTGACCCTTGATTGCCAAGGCGATTCCGACGACGGCCACCACAACCAGCACAGCCACTGACCAGACTTCGGGACGCAACCCAAAGCCCCCAAAACCGGCAGCCTTCAACGCGGCTGCGATGTTTGCGCACACGGCCACGCTGGTCCAGCCCAGGTACAACCCCAATGTCCCATCAACAACTACGGCTTCAACCCAGGAACCAGCGCGGCTCTGGCTGTAGCGGAGGAAGGCCAGAACAAGAGTGATCAGCAACGCCAGAATCACCAGCACGCTGACAAAAAGAAAGCCCGCCTGAACGGAAAGGATCCACGCCGCGTTGAGGATCATGGACACAGCAACGATCCACCCGAGCGAGCGTTGCCGCTGGTTGCTCCGCTGCGAAGGCAACCACTGCCACACCGTGTAAGCCACCAGTCCGGCGTACACCACCGACCATATGGAGAAGGCGGGCGTGGCGGGGGCCAGCAGTGTGGAGTCGGCGGCCAGGGCGCCGCCGGCAGCCTGCGCAATCGGTGTTCCGCCGAAGACTCCGACGCCGATCATGGAACCAACAATGCAGACCACCAGGCTCACGGTGACTGCGATCTGCCGCCTAAGATCCGGGCTTTGATTTTTCATATGCTGGGCCTCTTTCCTCGGTGGATGTGCGGTGTCATGCATTAGTGGGCTGGGTGACTTAGTATCAAATTGCTAGTTACACAAGCTTTACGCTTATCGAAGGAACATCGGATGGACGCGGAAGGCCACGCAAAGGGCTATTGGTACGGCAAAGACCCAGGTCAGAAGGCCATTGCCATTGACGTGCTGAACGCCCTCCGGGATTACCGCGCCTCCGAGCAAGCGATGCGTCGCCGGACCCGGTCATCCATGGGGATGGGTGAGAAGGACCTGCTGGCCCTGCGCTACCTGTTCGAGGCAGAGGCCGACGGAAAATTGATGAAGCCGAAGGATCTGGGTGACAAGCTCGGGATAACGTCGGCTTCCATGACCACGTTGATCGACCGATTGGTGGAGTCCGGCCACATCCGCCGCGAACCCCATCCCACCGATCGTCGCGCGCTGATCCTGAGGGCAACCCCGGGTTCGGACCAGGAAGTGCGTCATACCCTGGGTGGAATGCACCGCCGGATGCTGGATGCGGCCTGCGCCTTGAACCCGGACGAGTCGCAGATAGTGGTGAACTTCCTGCAGCACATGCGCGAAGCCCTGGACACCATCGACGAAGAGCCTGAGCACGCTGAGAACCCTGGGAAGTCCACGTCATGACGTGAGGCTCCACTGCAGGATAAAAATGAGCGTCACCAGGAATCCCGAACCGTAGTTGAGCCAGATGAACCGCCGCCATGCCACGTTGGTGCGCGCCGCCGTCGTATCCGTCACGTTCCAATACGGGGCGCAATTGATGATGTACGGGACGGCGATGATCGCCGCGAGCGGCCCGGGCCACGGCGTGGCAAGCATCGCCAGGCCCGCAACAAGCCAGAGTCCGACGGCGAGCCTCACCGTCCGGCGGGCACCGATGACAGTCGCTATGGAGCCGATGCCGGCCTGACGGTCGGGTTCGATGTCCTGGACGGCGCCGAACGCGTGGGCGGCCATGCCCCAGAGGAAGAAAGCGGCCAAGAGGATCAGCAGTCCGGGCGTCACATCAGCGCCTGCCAGCGCCAAGCCGACGACGGCGGGACTTACGAAGTGCGTGCTGGACGTCAGGGAGTCCAAGACCGGGCGTTCCTTGAAGCGGAGCCCTGCCACGGAGTAGGCCACCACGGCGAATGCGCTCACGGTCAGGCTGATCCATGCCGCCGGCCCGCCCGCTAACGCCAACACCAACAGGAACGGAATGTTGGTGATCGCCGCGAGCCACAGCATGGGCCGGTGAAGGTGCGGCTGAAGCAGTGCCCCCTCGATCCCGCCCTTACGCGGATTTTTGAGGTCTGACTCATAGTCAAAGACGTCGTTGATGCCGTACATGGCCAGGTTGTAGGGGATCAGGAAGTAGAAGGTGCCTACGATCAACACCCAGTCGATTTCGCGCGTGGTAAGAAGCAGGGCCGCGGCAAACGGGTAGGCGGTGTTGATCCAGCTGACCGGGCGTGATGCGAGGAGGGCCTGCGGGACGAGGCCCTTGAAGTTCTGGGAAGAGCCGGGGCTGGCATCGTTGCGCTTGCGCGTCAGCCACATCCATAGGCCCGGCAACGCCACGGCGCCCGCCAGAGGGTAGGCAAAATCCTCGATGGGTGCCAAGCCAATTTTGAGGCCAAGAATGTGCGAGGCGTCGTAGTGGAAGAGCTCCATGCCGATCATGACGGAGTCGAACACCGCCGTGAGGACAGCAAGGGCGGCGAAGGCCAACCCAACGGCCTTCCAATGCTGGGCTGTCTCACCGGGTTGGGCACCGCCGGGTTGGGCACCACCTCGCCGGGCACCCGCACGGGCAAAGATCACGCCCGCGACGACTGCTGCTGCGATGAACGCGAGCGCGAGCCACAAGTAGGTCATACGTTCTCACGCTCCCGCTCGTTTTCATGGCGCTTAGCAGGGATCAGGTCAAGCAGCCGTCGCGCGCCCGTGTACAGGACCATGGTGCAGAGCACCAGGAAAAGCAGGAACACGGGTTCCTCGATGGGCAGTTCCGGTGCGAGCAGCAACCCCGTGGCGATGGTTCCTTCGCCGCGCAGGAAGATCCCCAGCCCTATTCCGGCCAGGTCCCAGCCAAGGAGGAACAAGACTCCGACGGCGGTCACGATTGCCGCCGCTTTTGCGTCCCGCCAGAAGAACAGGCGGAAACGGTGATCGAGCAGGAGCATGCAGGTGATGCCCAAGAGCAACGAGGCCAAGTAGAGAACACCCATTAGCCGATCCTGCTAGCAACAGGCCTCACAGTGGTAGGGCCGGTGCTGTGATCGCCGCGGATCCGTTTGAGAACAAGTTCGGCGCTGATGAGGCACATGGGCACGCCGACGCCCGGAGCGGTGGTGGCACCTGCGTAGTACAGGCCGCGAACACGCTTGGAGGCATTCTGCGCCCGGAACATGGCGCTCTGCCTCAGGGTGTGTGCCGGTCCCAGCATGCCGCCGCGCCACGAGTTGTAGTCGCGCGCGAAGTCGGCCGGCCCTATGGTGTGCCGGACCACCACGCGTTCGCGGAGGTCCGGGATGTTGGCCCACTGGGCAATCTGGTCCAGGGCGGCGTCGGCTGTCCGTTCGATCAGCTCATCGCCGCAACCGTCAGGTCCACCTGCTCCGAGCGAGGGGTCGGCAGGGATGGGAACCAGGACAAAGAGATTCTCGTGATCCTGCGGTGCGACGCCGGGGTCAGTGGCGCTGGGTTTGCAGACGTAGATGGAGGCGGGATCCGGAATGCTTGGATCGTCACCGTAGATCGAGGCGAAGTTGGCCTCCCAATCGCGGGTGAAGAACAAGG is drawn from Arthrobacter sp. 31Y and contains these coding sequences:
- a CDS encoding MFS transporter, producing MASQLLESAGVQAQPGKGNNKSIGWRALPFLALAQFMVVLDGTIVNLALPRLQLEMGISDSTRSWVVTAYALVFGAFLLLGGRISDFWGRKRTFITASAGFAIASLIGGLAQQPWELIGARALQGIFAALLAPAALALLTVAFPGGKDRGTAFAIFGSISGVGAAAGVLLGGFLTEFVSWRWCFFVNVPIAIIALIGVWTLVSESKAGGSTKYDWPGVVLAALGLGSLVYGFANAEHGWDAIESWGFIAAGVILLVLFVAVERKVKNPLLPLRVATERNRAAAFLASFLAGAVLIGGILFINFYLQIVLGFAPFAAGIASLPMTVVLIVTAGLVAKNLPRLGARIPSAIGPVFMAAAMLWLTQVTPEGTYTVNMLPALVLMGIGLGMVFVPMQNLALFGVDKDDSGVASALVNASQQIGGSLGIALFSALAAAATAAAGGSSLAALTSGYSLVFLWAAGVALLIVPVALLLIRIDRKTFSGTDDTPHIHLG
- a CDS encoding MarR family winged helix-turn-helix transcriptional regulator, which encodes MGEKPVDHVALAVCMIDISSDIRRKSLNETGLRPISNGVLEILRVVESHPGVTVAEVAARLGRQLSNVSVQLRELVAAGLVTRVKDASDKRYVSLHPTEESKRIKALLEGEWAEALTKASERLLPEERDQIAASLPALERLASFLAEPEKAPEKAPELHH
- a CDS encoding class I SAM-dependent methyltransferase translates to MINQQQLWDDDAAKQYDTPGGGMFSPDVLGPTVEVLSELAGNGHAIEFAIGTGRVAIPLSEAGVRVSGIELSHAMIARLREKVGEDRIPVVQGDMSQTRVDGTFTLAFLVFNTISNLLAQDEQVRCFQNAARHLAPGGRFVIELWVPQLRSLPPGHGGTVEVSQAGYLLVDTYDVLRQHVVSHHVRFGPDLSDGRDARIGRTPHRYIWPSELDLMARLAGFELESRWADWDRSEFTSDSRSHVSVYRLTER
- a CDS encoding muramidase family protein, producing the protein MKFAVRSVLLAVALTTGLAACTYADASPDSASSPDPAPSPDQERSASGAPGATAAVDDASLKGATVTDSFGNVDFYTTVDGDTLASVADSFKLSAAKLAQFNGMPTGATLVPGTKLRLIPAPGPITGAKGAATEDTQGIPVTYMIETGDTLDGITYRFGLSSKQLAEANKVPYVYEQGNTYFIREGHLIQLQKRPVDSRSSSGATINNSFGQTIFYTSVDGDSFDSLGYKFRSTTEQLLMYNPTLLADKPIPAGTKVRLMPGDLRIDGARGAFTSDADGIPMTYTTAAGDTEGQVSFRFSVVDIRSANRPLTGTGGTWYEFTEISIGELEAGQTISLALNKPINR
- the srmL gene encoding PheS-related mystery ligase SrmL, translating into MPTYLSPDELHNALNVRDLSNPDHRPHAMQILLRGVVRALSDKGDVPERTIRHSPLVSVADNYDRLGFSPADVTRDQRYSRYISPTVMLRSHTSASIPSLLRGLDPEESIDELWAIPGLVYRRDSIDRTHVGTPHQVDLWRVSSRTALSPRHLQDMVEALVAAVLPGADWRAVPAVHPYTDHGLQIDVRMDGDWLELAECGLMSPQLFLDAGLDPAKWTGLALGMGLDRALMLRKGIPDIRLLRSGEPRIQQQMMDLEPWKPVSHMPSISRDLSIVVGEDLDAEVLGDRVRTALGDLAEDLESVELLALTPCGSLPPAAQERLRIRAGQSNALLRVVMRPLTRTMTDRQANQIRDDVYLALHEGPVKELIAG
- a CDS encoding HNH endonuclease → MEQIRATHTPSHDELDRASEPQPGHSTPPSSGPLSGHSAPRVPDLIALLGSVPLGDSSGELIDQIRGLEDLKSAITGLQARIAVAFDLAQRQEQAAAGVPIAEQGQGVGAQVALARRESPNKGSRLLGFAKAVVTEMPRTLAALESGQLNEWRATLLVKETACLSVEDRCAVDEELAPDTGTFEGKGDRAIIASAKAAAYRRDPRSVAQRASHAATERTVSLRPAPDTMTYLTALLPVAQGVAAYAALTRTADSARSSGDSRPRGQVMADTLVERVTGTPGGFSGINLDLVMTDRTLFQGDSEPARLKGYGIVPAQWARTLLGERQVGERQVGERQADEASGLATGQEGTSEPDPDFNVWLRRLYTAPGTGELLSMDSNARLFPTRLRRFIEARDDTCRTPYCDAPIRHIDHVVPWHSGGTTTLNNGAGLCEACNHTKENPGWTAKTTPGDVHTLRMSTPTGHSYQSTAPPLPGYERGSGCERSDHSPQATVAAVATAEAKQSAAKRGSPQQQSRDLTRI
- a CDS encoding TspO/MBR family protein, encoding MKNQSPDLRRQIAVTVSLVVCIVGSMIGVGVFGGTPIAQAAGGALAADSTLLAPATPAFSIWSVVYAGLVAYTVWQWLPSQRSNQRQRSLGWIVAVSMILNAAWILSVQAGFLFVSVLVILALLITLVLAFLRYSQSRAGSWVEAVVVDGTLGLYLGWTSVAVCANIAAALKAAGFGGFGLRPEVWSVAVLVVVAVVGIALAIKGHGRLALAAAIAWGLVWITVGRSADAPESFPTAVAAAVAAALVLGAAITVRARSVMAGAGVGVAHDR
- a CDS encoding MarR family winged helix-turn-helix transcriptional regulator produces the protein MDAEGHAKGYWYGKDPGQKAIAIDVLNALRDYRASEQAMRRRTRSSMGMGEKDLLALRYLFEAEADGKLMKPKDLGDKLGITSASMTTLIDRLVESGHIRREPHPTDRRALILRATPGSDQEVRHTLGGMHRRMLDAACALNPDESQIVVNFLQHMREALDTIDEEPEHAENPGKSTS
- a CDS encoding prenyltransferase, giving the protein MTYLWLALAFIAAAVVAGVIFARAGARRGGAQPGGAQPGETAQHWKAVGLAFAALAVLTAVFDSVMIGMELFHYDASHILGLKIGLAPIEDFAYPLAGAVALPGLWMWLTRKRNDASPGSSQNFKGLVPQALLASRPVSWINTAYPFAAALLLTTREIDWVLIVGTFYFLIPYNLAMYGINDVFDYESDLKNPRKGGIEGALLQPHLHRPMLWLAAITNIPFLLVLALAGGPAAWISLTVSAFAVVAYSVAGLRFKERPVLDSLTSSTHFVSPAVVGLALAGADVTPGLLILLAAFFLWGMAAHAFGAVQDIEPDRQAGIGSIATVIGARRTVRLAVGLWLVAGLAMLATPWPGPLAAIIAVPYIINCAPYWNVTDTTAARTNVAWRRFIWLNYGSGFLVTLIFILQWSLTS
- a CDS encoding lycopene cyclase domain-containing protein, which gives rise to MGVLYLASLLLGITCMLLLDHRFRLFFWRDAKAAAIVTAVGVLFLLGWDLAGIGLGIFLRGEGTIATGLLLAPELPIEEPVFLLFLVLCTMVLYTGARRLLDLIPAKRHENERERENV